Genomic DNA from Solanum dulcamara chromosome 4, daSolDulc1.2, whole genome shotgun sequence:
ATTGATTGTTGACTTGgttcaaataaatataattttggaaTTGCCTATGAATAAAGCAGAATCCGAGTTTTCGAGTAAATAACATGACTGTTACGCCACATTACAGAACTCATGAAGAAGCTAACTCCTCAAATTGAGGGTGACATGGTTCTCAAATATCAACTAGTACACGAAGACCTTGACGCCTTGATCTCGGTAAAAACAGACGAGGATCTACGCCACATGTTAGAAGAATATGATCGTTGTGAAAGTACAGGGATTCCGAGGCTTCGTGCCTTCCTCTACCCAGCAAAGCCTGTTGTGGTGGACCACCACATGACACCTCCTGAACCTCTAGAACAACGATACATTGATGCTATTAATGGTATAATCCGTGCAAGGGAAGCAGGCCTTAGGATACAACAACCTCTAAGCATAAGCCAAGCCTCTTTTGGGTTTTCCTCTGCTTGCTCTTCACCAAGATCTCCTGACAGTTGCACTACTGATGGTGTTATCCATGAGACTTTGCTACAAAGTATCTTTCAAAATAGAAGTCAACTGCACAAAGTTCATAGTTCCCCTAGCTTTTACAATGTTACTAACCAGCAACAACATGGGTTACATCATAACCATCAATCATTGCAGCAGCAGCAACATCACTATTACAACTTCAGGCAACAAAACTACAATGGTTACCAGTTAAACAAGCCTCCTCATGGTCCTGGTGATCCAGTCAAAGGGCCAGACAGGCTGTTTTCTGTTAGGTCTGTTGGTCGAACTGAGGGGTTAAGGTATCAAATGGATCATAACCAACATTACTATCAATCACCCTCGAGGCACAGCCGTGGCAGTGGCTGTTGCACAAAATGTATGCATTTTGATGATATTGGCCATTATGGGGAGAGGAGAAACGGAAGTATATCGCCGAGCAGTTACTCTATGGAGATAGGAAATGGTTGTGCTTCACCAGGAGGTTATTCTGTGGAAAGAAGAACCAGTAGTCTTTCTCCCAGTCCCATTCCAC
This window encodes:
- the LOC129885904 gene encoding uncharacterized protein LOC129885904, whose product is MPIEGVAMVEEPVLCGSPLGSSPTSPKSRIKFLCSQGGKILPQPADGHLKYVGGETRVISVPRDIKLSELMKKLTPQIEGDMVLKYQLVHEDLDALISVKTDEDLRHMLEEYDRCESTGIPRLRAFLYPAKPVVVDHHMTPPEPLEQRYIDAINGIIRAREAGLRIQQPLSISQASFGFSSACSSPRSPDSCTTDGVIHETLLQSIFQNRSQLHKVHSSPSFYNVTNQQQHGLHHNHQSLQQQQHHYYNFRQQNYNGYQLNKPPHGPGDPVKGPDRLFSVRSVGRTEGLRYQMDHNQHYYQSPSRHSRGSGCCTKCMHFDDIGHYGERRNGSISPSSYSMEIGNGCASPGGYSVERRTSSLSPSPIPLSPRFSNMASSGDT